Proteins from a single region of Halorubrum sp. 2020YC2:
- a CDS encoding DNA-3-methyladenine glycosylase 2 family protein: protein MDDSVAATLREDPTMAALVDRRGPLDVAPADDEFARLCTSIVNQQLSTASAAAIRERFVDVLGGAPTPDRVLAADEAALREAGLSGTKVEYLRNVAAAFRDGERDFTREGLAGVSDEAVVDRLTEIRGVGAWTARMYLIFALGRGDVLPLGDLAVRKGIERIYNDGEELSRAEMREIGAAWRPYRSYGTRYVWAEYES from the coding sequence ATGGACGATTCCGTCGCGGCGACCCTCCGCGAGGACCCGACGATGGCGGCGCTGGTCGACCGGCGCGGCCCCCTCGACGTCGCGCCCGCGGACGACGAGTTCGCCCGGCTCTGTACCTCGATCGTGAACCAGCAGCTCTCGACGGCCTCCGCGGCGGCGATCCGCGAGCGCTTCGTGGACGTCCTCGGCGGCGCGCCGACGCCAGACCGCGTCCTCGCCGCCGACGAGGCGGCCCTGCGCGAGGCCGGACTCAGCGGCACGAAGGTCGAGTACCTACGTAACGTCGCCGCCGCCTTCCGCGACGGCGAGCGCGACTTCACCCGGGAGGGGCTGGCGGGCGTGAGCGACGAGGCGGTCGTCGACCGGCTCACCGAGATCCGCGGCGTCGGGGCGTGGACCGCGCGGATGTACCTCATCTTCGCGCTCGGCCGCGGGGACGTGCTGCCGCTCGGGGACCTCGCGGTGCGGAAGGGGATAGAGCGGATCTACAACGACGGCGAGGAGCTGTCGCGCGCGGAGATGCGGGAGATCGGGGCGGCGTGGCGGCCCTACCGGAGCTACGGGACGCGGTACGTCTGGGCCGAGTACGAGTCCTGA